A window of Kyrpidia spormannii genomic DNA:
TGGCCAACCTGGTGGCCCCGGAGCATCTCGAGTTGATGGTGGCGGATCCCCACCGCTGGCTCGGGATGATCGAATCGGCGGGGGCGGTGTTTCTCGGCCCCTGGAGTCCGGAGCCGGTGGGGGATTATTTTGCGGGGCCGAACCACGTCCTGCCCACCGGCGGGTCGGCCCGTTTTGCCTCACCCTTATCGGTGGACGATTTTGTCACGCGGATGAGCGTCATTCAGTACAGCGAGGCGGCCCTGCGGACCCAGGCGGCGAGGATCGCCCTTTTCGCCCGGGCGGAGGGGCTGGAGGCCCACGCCCAAGCCGTGGAAGCTCGCATGGAGCGGGGAGGGAGGGGCCGGGATGGCGCGGCGCGGTGAGATCCATCGGACCACGGGGGAGACGGACATCCGGCTGATGCTGGATTTGGACGGTGAGGGCCGGCGGAGTCTTGAGCTGCCGGTGCCTTTTTTGAAACATATGTTGGATCTTTTTGCGAAACATGGACGGTTCGATTTGACGGTCCAGGCCACCGGGGACACGGAAGTGGACGATCATCATACGGTGGAAGATATCGGGATTTGCCTGGGGGAGGCTTTCGCCCGGGCGGTGGGAGATAAGCGGGGGATTCGGCGGTACGGCACCCGCTATGCCCCGATGGACGAGACACTGGCCCGGGCGGTGGTGGATGTCAGCGGCCGGGGGATGTTGGTGTTCCGGGCGGATTTTCCGATGGAGCGCGTGGGGATTTTTTCCGTGGAACTGGTGGAGGAGTTTTTCCGGGCTTTCGCTCACCACGCCGGGGTGACGCTGCATTTGGAGGTTTTGTACGGGCGCAATGCCCACCATATGGTGGAAGGTCTGTTCAAGGCCTTTGCCGGCGCCTTGCGGGAAGCGGTGCTCCTGGACGGGCCGATGGAAGTCCCGTCGACGAAAGGGGTGTTATAGAAAGATGATCGCCGTTATCGATTATGGCATGGGGAATTTGCACAGTGTGGCCAAAGGGTTTGCCAAAGTCGGGGTCGAGGCCCGGGTCACCTCGGATCCCCGGGCGGTGGTCGAGGCGGATGGTGTGGTGCTGCCCGGCGTCGGCGCCTTTGGCGATGCGATGTTTAATCTTCGGCACCTCGGGATGTTGGACGCGATTCGGCGGGTGGTGAAAGAGGGACGCCCGCTGCTCGGCATTTGTCTGGGGATGCAGTTGCTGTTTTCGGAAAGCGAGGAGCACGGCCGTCACGTGGGGCTGCATCTGATTCCGGGAAAAGTGCGGCGCTTTCAGGGGGATTTTAAAATTCCCCACATGGGCTGGAACGATTTGACGATTCGCCGGCCGGACCACCCTCTGGTGGACGGGGTGAAAAATGGCGATTTTGTGTATTTTGTTCATTCGTATTATGCGGAGCCCCAGGATCCCGGGGTGGTGGTGGCAGATACTGACTACCACGTGCAAGTTCCGGCCATTGTGGCCAAGGATCAAGTGATGGGGATGCAGTTTCACCCGGAGAAGAGCAGCGATATCGGGCTGCGGATGTTGAGGAACTTCGCAGATCTGTGCGGCGAAAGGGTGGGGCAGGCGTGACGGAGTCGGCGGAATTCCAGTTGTATCCGGCCATCGACCTCTCGGATGGCCGGGCGGTGCGACTGCGCTACGGGGATTACGGGCAAATGACGGTGTACGGCGACGACCCGGTGGCGGTGGCCCGGCGGTGGCGGGACGAGGGGGCCGGGTGGCTGCACGTCGTGGATCTGGATGGTGCGAAGGAGGGCCATCCGATGCACCTTCCGCTGATCGGGCGGATGGTGGAGGCCGCGGGCCTGTCTGTCCAGGTCGGAGGCGGCATCCGGGACGGCGAGAGCCTGCGGGCCTTATTCTCCCTCGGGGTGGCCCGGTGTGTGCTCGGCACCGCGGCGCTGGAGAATCCGGTCTGGATGAAAGAGGTGCTGGCCGAATACGGGGAGCGCATTGTGGTGGGGCTGGACGCCCGGGACGGGAAGGTGGCGGTGAGGGGCTGGCTGCAGAACACCGGGGTGGCGGCGGTGGAGTTGGGCCGGCGCCTGAAAGAATGGGGTGCGCGAAGAGCGCTGTTCACCGACATCCGCCGGGACGGGGCTATGGCCGGGCCCAATGGCAGGGCGGCGGCGGAGTTGGCGGAAGAGACGGGACTGCTCGTGATTGCCTCGGGGGGCGTGCGGCATCTCGGGGACATTCAACGGCTCTACGCTCTGCGGCACCGCGGGGTGGCGGGAGCGGTGGCGGGCCGGGCTTTGTATACCGGGGATCTCTCTCTGAAAGAGGCCACGGCCTGGCTTCGGTCCGGTCCGACGGACCACGAAATGGAGGACGAGTGGGACGAGCCCTCCCCAGCCGAGGATGGCAGTGAAGGTGTTCGGTACGGCGGAGAGGGGGGACGGGTATGCTGACCCGGCGCATTGTTCCTTGTTTTGACGTAAAGAACGGTCGGGTGGTCAAGAACGTCAGCTTTTTGACGAACGAGCGGGATGCCGGAGATCCGGTGGAGTTGGCCCGGTATTACGATGAATCCGGGGCGGACGAACTGGTGCTGCTGGACATTTCCGCTTCGGTGGAAGGGCGCGCCACGATGGTGGATGTGGTGGCCCGGACGGCGGCCGAGGTGTTTATTCCCCTCACCGTGGGTGGAGGGATCACATCCGTAGACGACATTCGGGTGCTGCTCAAGGCCGGGGCGGACAAAGTGTCGATCAATACCGGCGCTGTGAAACACCCGCAGCTGGTGTTGGAAGCGGCCAAGCGCTACGGGCAGCAGTGCATCGTCGTGGCCATCGATGGAAAATACGACGGGCAAAAAGGGGATTGGGAGGTTCTGATCAACGGGGGGCGGACCCGAACCGGTCTTTCTGCCGTTGAGTGGGCGAAAAAAATGGAAAATCTCGGGGCGGGGGAGATTTTGTTGACCAGTTTTGATCAGGACGGACGGAAGGACGGGTATGACCTGACCTTTACCCGGGTGATCAGCGAATCGGTGAACATCCCCGTTATTGCATCGGGAGGAGCGGGGAAAAAGGAGCATTTTTATGAGGTGTTCACCAAGGGGAAAGCGGACGCCGCCCTGGCCGCGTCAATTTTTCATTTTAAGGAGACGACAATTCAAGAAGTAAAGCGCTACCTGAGGCAGAAGGGGGTGCCGGTGCGTTGATCGATCCCGAGGCGCTGTCCTTCGATGAAAAAGGGCTGATCCCGGCGGTGGTCCAAGACGCCCGGACCGGGGAGGTCCTGACGGTGGCGTATATGAATCGGGAGGCCCTGGAGCGCACCTTGGCCGAGAAGGAGACTTGGTTTTGGAGTCGCTCCCGGGCTGTCCTGTGGCACAAAGGGGAAACTTCGGGCAACACCCAGCGGGTGGTGGAGGTGCGGGTGGACTGCGACGGGGATGCCCTGTTGGTGCGGGTTGAACCTGCCGGCCCCGCCTGTCATACCGGGGAGCGGACCTGTTTTTACCGAAGCCTCGGGGAGCCGGACGAGGAGGAGGGGGCGGACAGGTCGCCGGGGGGGCCGCCGCAGACGGTCTTGGCTGAACTCTGGGAGACCATCGACGAGCGGTACCGCACCCGTCCGGAAGGGTCGTATACAACCTATTTGTTCGAGCAAGGGTTGGACAAGATTCTCAAAAAGATCGGCGAAGAGGCCACGGAGACCATCGTGGCGGCCAAGGGAAAGACCGGGGAGCCGGATTTGGCGGAGGTGCGCTACGAGTCGGCAGATCTGTTGTATCACCTGATGGTGTTGTGGCGCCAGGTCGGGCTGCAACCCGAGGAAGTGTGGGGGGAACTGCAGGGGCGCCACTTGGTCAAGGATGTCAGCCCCAGGAAAGGGCCGGGATTCAAGCGGCGGGATCAGTAGCCCGCCTTTTTTTTTTGCAGGTGGCCCGGCCGATTTGGCGACTGCCGGATGTCCGCGCGCAGGCCGGGCCGCTGCCGATTGCTTTGGCTGACTTCTAGTTGCCTTCCCGCGCGAATATGCATGGGGAAAAGGGCGGCCGGAGATGAAAACGGCCGCACGTCGACCCGAAGGGGGATCCTTGTGCTCGGGGTGGCCGTTTTGGGGTATGGAACCATGGGGCGGGTTCACGTGGAGGCGCTTCGCCGGATCCAAGGCGTTCGGGTGGTGGGCATCTACACCCGCCGACCGGTGCCGGGAGTCTGGCCGGCGCCCCGATACGATGAGATGAAGCCTTTGGTGGCGCGCAAAGATGTCCACGTGGTGGACATTTGTCTTCCGACCCACCTGCACCTGGAGGCGGTTCAGCTTGCGGCGGAGTGCGGCAAGCACATCTTTTTGGAAAAGCCTTTGGTCCGTCGCCCGGAACAGGTTCCGGCGATCCGGGATGCCATCAAGCGGGCGGGGGTTCAGTTGATGGTCGGCCACGTGTTGAGATTTTTTCCAGAGTATCAACAGTTACACCGAATTGCCCTGGCCCGGGGCGCGAAAGGGGTGGCCGGGGCCGCCCGGCGGTCTTCGATGCCGGCGGGGGAAGACGACTGGTACGGGGACGTGGGGAAGAGCGGAGGCGTAGTGCTGGATTTATCCATCCACGATTTTGATTTCTGCCGCTGGACCCTGGGGCCGGTGCGGGAGGTGTTCTGCCGGACGGCGGCGGGGGGACGGTACGCCCTCACAACTTTGGTGCACGACAATGGAAGTCTCTCTCACATCGAAGGGAGCTGGCTGGATGCCCCTGGCCTCACCATGGAATTCGAGCTGGCGGGGAAGGGGTACCTGCTCCAGTACAGCAGTGCGGCTGCGGTGCCCCTGCGGGTGTGGACCCGGGGGGATGACGGGGCGGCGGCCGGGGCTTTCCGGCTGCCCCTGGGGAAGACCCCGTATCAGCGGGAGCTCGAAGCTTTTTTCGACAGCCTGCGCCGGAACGAAGCACCTCCGGTGACCTGGGAAGCGGCATTGGAATCGGCGGCCGTGGCCTGGGCCGCCCTTCGTTCCGCGGAAAGCCGGCGGCCGGTATCCCCGAAAGAGGTGGTCTCATGAATCCCGTGCGGATGGCCGTTTTGTCCGGGGCCCATGTTCATGCGGACACCTACGTCTCCACCCTTCGGCAGCTTCCCGGGGCGGAGTTGGTGGGGATCTGGGATCACGTCCTTCACCGCGGCCGGGATCTGGCGGAACGTCACGGGGTGCTCTTTGAGGCGGATCTCGATCGCCTGCTGGAGCGGTGCGATGGCGTGGTGGTGGCGGCGGAGAACAGTCGCCATTACCCCGTGGTGTTGGCCGCCCTGCAGGCGGGGAAACACGTCCTGTGCGAGAAGCCCTTGGCTGGGGCGGCGAGCCGGGCCCGGGATCTGGTGGCCCGGGCCCAGCGGCTGGGGCGGGTCCTGGCGGTGGCCTTCGCCGTTCGCTTCAGCCCGGCGGCCATTCGCTTGAAAACTCTGATGAACAATGGAGCTCTCGGGGCCCTTGTCGCTGCGGTGGGGGCCAATTGCGGAAAAATGCCCGGGGGTTGGTTCGCCCAGAAGGGGTTTGGAGGCGGTGCGATTTGGGACCACGCCGTCCACCTGATCGATTTATTGCGCTGGATGACGGGGGATGAGGTCAAGTTTGTGTTCGCGCGGTCCGCCACCCTTTTCCATCCGGACATTGAAGTGGAGGACGCCGCTCATTTGCAGTTGAGATTTTCAAGGGGATGGATCGCCGGGCTCGATCCCAGCTGGTCCAGGCCGGCGTCATATCCCACCTGGGGCGGGCTTCAGCTTCGCCTCGTGGGGGAAAAGGGCACGGCGGAGATGGACGCCTTTTCCGAGTTTGTCAAGGAGTATGGGGAACAGGGGGTGCACCGGCGGATCTACGGGGATGACCCCTATATATGTATGGTAGAGGCCTTTGTCGAGGCGGTGCGGGCCGGTCGCATGCCACCGGAGAGCCCTTTGGCCCCGGCGGAGGACGGGTGGGCGGTGGAGCGGGTGGTGGAAGCGGCGTATCGGTCCGCCCGGATCGGGCGGGAGGTCGCCCTGTGACAGGGAAGATTCTGGACCGCAGGATTGCCGAAGTGAAGTCCCTTCGGGACCGGTGCAAGAGGAAGTCCGTTCGGGTGGTGAGAGAACACGGGTCGGAGGTGTGGTTGCCGTCGCGAAGGTGGAAGAAGCTGAACGAGCGGTTGGACGAGCTGTGGCGGGTGCGCCGAGAACAGACGAAGGCGTACCTGCGGACGGTGGCGAACCGGCTGTATCGGGAGTATGACGGGGTGTTTGTGGGGGATTACACGCCCCACGGCGGGGGGATCCACCGGGCGAGACATGATAGCCCCAAACCCAAACCCTGTGCAATGTGAGATTTGTGTAGGTTTAGGAGAGCAGGCCGCTGATGACCGCTGCAGGAGGAGCTGTTGCCCCTCCTGCTTCTTCAAGGATATTCTACCACGCCGGAATTCATACGTGCATCCGTACTGTGCCTTTTTTATACTGACCCGGCGGTGTTCGTTTCCTCACAACGGTCTCTCACGCCGAGACCTGTTCCAGGGCTTTTTTCGTGGTCCGCGGTCCTAGCCAGGCGATATCTGCGATGAGCACCAGCATGGCCAAAGCCACCACCCCGTACATCGCAGCGGCGCCCCGGGACTGGAGCAGGGGCACTAGAACGAAAGGCATCACCGCGCTGGTCAGCCGGCTGAGGCTGTAAGCGCTTCCCACCGCCGTCCCCCTGACCCTGGTGGGATAGATCTCCGCCTGGTACACGTGGAATGCGTTGGAGAAAATATTGCTCACCGCCGTGTACAAAAATCCGAAGATGAGAACACCAGCCGCCGATGTGCTGTACGCAAAGAGTAGGCCAAAGACGGCCATCCCAAAGGCCGTGCTGCAAATCCACGCCTTCCGTTCCCAACGTTCGATGATGGGAAGGGAAAGCAATGATCCGATGGGATAACCCAGAAACATGATTCCGGAGTACATGAGCGTATTCACGATGTCGAATCCCTTGTGAGCCAGCACCAAAGGCCCTAAGGACCCAAACCCGTAGTACCCTACCGTTTGGAGGATTTGAAACAACCAGAGCATAATGGTTCGCTTCCGGTACTCCCCGCGAAAGAGGTCGGCGATGGGAATCCGCTCACTCGGCTCCACGGCGAGGGGCTGGGGTGGCGGCAGGGTCCCGCGGCCTTCCTGAATTGCCGTTTCCTCCATCTGGGCGGCGTATCGCTCCGCCTCCTCCCGGCGTCCGTGGACCTCGAGCCAACGCGGTGATTCTGGCAAGCCTCGCCGGCCGATCCATACGAGGATGGCTCCCACTGCCCCGAGGATGAACACCCACCGCCATCCTGCCAATCCCAGTATCTGGGTGGGCACCAGCCAGCGGGCGATGAACCCGACCACTGGTACGGCACAGAAGCCGAGGGTGTACGCGATAGCAATATACCTCCCACGCACCCGAGCCGGCAGCATCTCGCTCAGATAGGCGTCGGACAGGGGTAGCTCCGCCCCCAGCCCCAAGCCGGCGATGATGCGACAGACCAGAATCCATTCGAAGCTTTGCCCGAATCCGGCCAAGAGGGTGAAAAGCGAATAAATCCCGAGATTGACCAGGTACATGGTCCTTCGGCCATAGCGGTCCGACAATCCTCCCAAGGTCGCGGCCCCGACAAACATGCCGATAAACCCGGCGGCGATGAAGGCGGACTGCTGGCCGGCACCGATACCGAAAGTCGATTTAAACACGTTCACCATGATTCCTGCCAAAAATACGTCGTATAAGTCGAAAAATACCCCGATGCCTACCAACCACATGAGCTTGCGGTGGAGCGAAGTCACCGGCAATCGGTCCAACCTCGCCGCAATTTGACCGTCCATTCCGACCCCCCCTACTTTTATCGCGTTACGGAAAAATTCAAACGCATCGCTAAAGATTTGTCAATATCCGCAGGCGCCTGGTGGGGGCAATCATAACCGATATCGTCAGAACTCTCTCTTGACCTGGTTTTTTAGACTTCCGTATAATTCGGGTGTGAATCAATGGGGTCAGGGTTTTTCGGAGGAGGGAGGGACTGTGACACTTCAGGCCAATCCCGAGACCCTCCGGCGGGCGGCGTCTTTCCTTCCCGCCGCGGGGGCAGCCGTTCAGGGCCGGGATCAGGTGAAGGTTGGAGCCCTCAAGGAGATATCGATGGAAAATCCCCCCGAAGGCCATTTGGTTGGAGGATGGAACGACCGTGTGGTCAAAAAAGGAAGAGTAAAACGGCACGATAGCAGAACAATCATCCGGGCCGGGCGGGGGGCCCATGGCCCGGATGAGGCCGGGTTCACACCGACTCAGCCCATCGCCCGCTCCGAAAAATCGGCACGGTCTCCCCGGACCGGGTTTCGGCGTCGATGTCCATTTGGTCGGATCCGACCATAAAATCCACGTGCACCAGGCTCTGGTTGAGCCCCGCCGCCCGCCAGGCGGCTCGATCGAGATCATGTCCGCCCTCAATGAGGGGGTAGGCGTTCCCGATGGCCAGATGGCACGAGGCGTTCTCGTCGAACAGGGTGTTGTAGAAGAGTCGCCCCCGCTGGAAGATGGGCGAATCCACCGGGACCAAGGAAATCTCCCCGAGATATCGACTGCCCTCGTCTGTCTCTACGATGTGGCGCAGGGCGTTTTCGCCCCGGTCCGCCGTGGCTTCCACGATCTTCCCCTTTTCAAAGCGCAACCGGATGCCCTCAATCAAGGAGCCGTTGTGGTTGAGGGGCATGGTGCTGGACACGGTGCCTTCAACGCCCTCCCGAAGCGGCACCGTATACACTTCTTCGGTGGGGATGTTCGCCACGAAGGCCACCCCTTGGGGCGTTTGGTTCGACGCCGCGGCCCAATAGTGGGTTTCCGGCAACTCAACGGTGAGGTTCGTCCCGGGAGCGCGGTAATGGAGGCGGTGGATCCGAAGGTCTGTCAACCACTGCGCCCGCTTCTTCAAATTCTCCAAATGCTCCCGCCACGCCCCCACGGGATCCGGCCCGTCCGCCCGGGAGCAGATCAGGATGTCGTTCCACAGGGCGTCGAGACGATGTTCCGGCGGCAGCTCCGGAAAGACCTTGTCGGCCCAGGCCTGGGTCGGTGCGGACATGAGGGACCAGGCGTACTCGTCGTTCGTCCGCTTATCGTTAAAGGGCCGGAAAATCTCCGCCTGGGCGTTGAGGAAGGCCGTCACTTGCTTTGGATCGATCCCGGCAAACAGGTCCGGGTCCGTGGCGGGCAGGGCCAAATACACGGCCCCCTCGTCGGCCAGGCGCTGCACCCATTCCACCTGGTGGCGGGCCCGGGATTTAAAGGTTTCCAGATCCCCCCGCAAAATGGTCTCCCGCACCCACCATTCGTCCCCCCAGTCCACGTGGACAAACTTCGCTCCCGCCTCGTACCCCACTTCCGTCAACATCCGGGCGAATTCCACGTGTTCCGGCAGCACCTGGCGAATTCCGTAGCCGATCACCAGGTGTTGCCCCGGTTGCAGGTTCACCCCGACTTTGACCGCTAACTCCGCGTATTTGCGCAACTGGTCGCGCAGTGCATTCCCCGTCAACATGGGCTCGGCCTCCCTCGCTGAAACAGTTTCCGACTTTTCCATTATAACCCGATCTTACCCCCAATCGGAGGACACAGGCAGACATTGGCGTGGGAGCAGGTAATGCGGACCTCCGGTGGTGACGGTGGTGGCAATGGCAACAGGGGAGTGAGACGGGTGCCAGACAGGCACCTTTTTTTGCAACAGCGTCGGGCGTGTTCTGTTATACTACACTTGAGTGGAGAATGAATGACGGGTAAAGGAGGACAAGCGTTGATTACGCCACTGACGCCACTGGATTGGAAACGCCGTGCCGTGAAACTCTATCCAGACAAGATCGCAGTGATTGACGAGGACAAACGATTCACGTACCGGGAGTTTGATGACCGGGTGAACCGCCTCTCGAATGCTCTCCGCAAACTTGGGGTGGCGGCGGGCACAAAAGTTGCTGTGATGGTGCCCAACACCCATCCAATGCTCGAATGCTTTTACGGGATTTGTCAAATGGGAGCGGTGATTGTACCCCTCAACATCCGCCTCAATCCCGATGAGCTCGGGTACGTCATCGACCACAGCGATTCCGAAGTGGTCATCGTCGATGCGGAATGGGGCGAACGGATTCACGACATTCGTTCCCGGCTGCCGAAGGTCCGCCAGTATATCCAGATCGACTCCGGCTTCTCCTCCCCGTTGGAAGCCATGGATTACGAGGCCCTTTTGGCCGAATCTTCCCCCGAGCCGATCGATGTGGAAATCGATGAGAACCAGACGATCAGCATTAACTACACCAGCGGCACCACGTCGAAACCCAAAGGGGTGGTCATGACCCACCGAGGGAATTATCTGAATGCCGCCGATTTTCTTTTTCATCTTCGAGTGTCTCATGATGACGTGTACCTGCACACCCTGCCCATGTTTCACGCCAACGGCTGGGGTGGGGTCTGGGCGATCACGGCCGTAGGGGCGACCCACGTCTGCCTGCGCAAGGTGGATCCGGTGAAGATCCTGAACCTCTACGAGAAAGAGGGGATCACCCTGGCCTGTGGGGCTCCCACGGTGCTCAGTATGTTGGTCCAAGCCCCGAACGTGGAACAGGTGCGCATCACCACCCGGCCTCGGATGGGGACGGCCGGTTCACCTCCCCCCGCTGCCATCATCGACCGGGTGCAAAAATACCTCCACATGGAAGTCATCCACGTTTACGGGCTCACGGAGACTTCCCCTTTTATCAGCTACTGCGAGTGGCGCAAGGAATTCGAGAGCTTGTCGCCGGAGGAACAGGCGGTTCTCAAGGCCCGCCAAGGGGTCGAGATGGTTTTCAGCGGGGAAACGAAGGTGGTTCGGGAGGACGGTTCCGAGGTGGAGTGGAACGGTCGGGAGATCGGGGAGATCGTGGCCCGGGGCAACGTGGTCATGGAAGGGTATTACAAGCAGCCCGAGGAGACGGCTCGGGCGATCCGGGACGGTTGGTTCCACAGCGGCGATCTCGCCGTGGTGCACCCGAACGGATTTATCGAGATCGTCGACCGGCTCAAAGATGTGATTATTTCCGGCGGTGAAAACATTTCTTCGGTGGAAGTGGAAGGGGTGCTCTATCAACACCCGGCGGTGTCGGATGTCGGGGTCGTGGCCCGGCCCGACGAGCGGTGGGGTGAGGTGCCGGTGGCGCTTGTGGTGGTGAAACCGGGCCATCAAGTTACCGCGGAAGAACTGAACGAATTCTGCCGGGCGCGCCTGGCCCACTTTAAGTGCCCGAAAGACTACGAGTTCGTGGACGAGCTTCCCCGCACGGCCACGGGAAAACTGCAGAAATTCAAGCTTCGGGAGCGGTACTGGTCCGGCCGGGACAAGCGCGTGCAATGATTTCGCGCGTCCAGAACCGACCTTTGTCGAGTCCCGTGGGGAGCCCTTTGGGCTCCTCCTGCCTGTCCGCCCCGGGACCTGTCCCGCGCCCGGGCGGTCTTCCCTGCTTCTCCATACAATGGTCACAGCAGGGAGGGATCGTCGGTGGTGAATCGGTACCAGGAAGTGCTGGCGAAAGTCGGGGCGGGGAGCGCCCATCCCGGTGGCTTTGCCCTGACAAAAAAATGGATCGGTCAATTGTCCCTCGGCCCGGATACCCGGGTCCTGGACGTGGGTTGCGGCACGGGGCGCACAGCCTGTTACATGGCAAAACGGTTTGGCTGTCAGGTGACAGGTCTTGACCTTCAGCCACTGATGATTCGAAAGGCCCGGCGTCGGGCCCGCCTGGAAGGCGTTGCGGCGGAGTTCGTCCCGGGGGATTTGCTCGCCCCTCCCTTCGACGAGGCGTCTTTTGATTGGGTGATCGCCGAATCGGTGACGGTGTTCGTGTCCCGGGAGAAGGCCGTGGAGCAGTACCGAAAGCTTTTGGTGCCGGGGGGCGGAGTCCTGGACGTGGAAATGGCGGCCAGACACGCCCTGCCCGCCGAGACCGCCCGGGCGATCGAGGATCTGTACGGAGTGAAGGATTTACCACTCTATGGGGATTGGGAGGCGTTGTACCGTCGGGTTGGATTCTCGGACGTGCGACTCGTCGAGGCCCGGAGAATCGACCTGAATCGGGCTTTGAAGGACGAATGGGACGACCCGGATCGATGGGATCTGGGATCCACCGCCCTGGACGACGCCGAAGTCCGGGAGGTGCTCCGGGCTAACACCGAGCTGATGGCGCGACACGCAAAGCACTTAGGTTATGTGGTGGTGACCGGACGAAAACCGGCGAAGTGACAGACTGGCGAAGGGGTTTCAACGGACTTCGATGACCGGGAAGGGCTGTGGCCCTTCAGAAAAAAAGCCGCAGCCCGTAAAAGGCCAGGGGCAGCCACCAAAACCGGTTCCGACCGGCCAGAAAACCGAGGAACCCCCGGGATGAGCCGGACTCGGCGGAAGACTCGGCCGAAGGGGAAGGTGGCGCTCCACCGGGATTTTGGCCGAACCAGGGTCCCGCCGGCTGTACAGTTCCATGCAGGGGCGTAAAGGGCGGCCCCGGCGCCCAACCGTCTGCAGCGGGGGGATCGGGTGCAGGGGGCCGTCCCCGGCCTCTAAGCATAGGCATAAGTCGGAAT
This region includes:
- a CDS encoding class I SAM-dependent methyltransferase produces the protein MVNRYQEVLAKVGAGSAHPGGFALTKKWIGQLSLGPDTRVLDVGCGTGRTACYMAKRFGCQVTGLDLQPLMIRKARRRARLEGVAAEFVPGDLLAPPFDEASFDWVIAESVTVFVSREKAVEQYRKLLVPGGGVLDVEMAARHALPAETARAIEDLYGVKDLPLYGDWEALYRRVGFSDVRLVEARRIDLNRALKDEWDDPDRWDLGSTALDDAEVREVLRANTELMARHAKHLGYVVVTGRKPAK
- a CDS encoding long-chain-fatty-acid--CoA ligase; amino-acid sequence: MITPLTPLDWKRRAVKLYPDKIAVIDEDKRFTYREFDDRVNRLSNALRKLGVAAGTKVAVMVPNTHPMLECFYGICQMGAVIVPLNIRLNPDELGYVIDHSDSEVVIVDAEWGERIHDIRSRLPKVRQYIQIDSGFSSPLEAMDYEALLAESSPEPIDVEIDENQTISINYTSGTTSKPKGVVMTHRGNYLNAADFLFHLRVSHDDVYLHTLPMFHANGWGGVWAITAVGATHVCLRKVDPVKILNLYEKEGITLACGAPTVLSMLVQAPNVEQVRITTRPRMGTAGSPPPAAIIDRVQKYLHMEVIHVYGLTETSPFISYCEWRKEFESLSPEEQAVLKARQGVEMVFSGETKVVREDGSEVEWNGREIGEIVARGNVVMEGYYKQPEETARAIRDGWFHSGDLAVVHPNGFIEIVDRLKDVIISGGENISSVEVEGVLYQHPAVSDVGVVARPDERWGEVPVALVVVKPGHQVTAEELNEFCRARLAHFKCPKDYEFVDELPRTATGKLQKFKLRERYWSGRDKRVQ